The Rhododendron vialii isolate Sample 1 chromosome 1a, ASM3025357v1 region atacacattcacacacttattattgttaGTCCATTGaactaattttagaattttccttgtTAGAATTGAAGAATTTCAATTTCATTATCttagaatttattttctttccgaCCATGTTCGTTTCGGGATTTTGGACTTTGGACTTTCTATTACTCTCATTtgtctctttatctctctctactcattatctAAAATCCTAAAACGAACATGGACGCATGTCTAGTATTTAAGCAATGCCATGACCATGAAAAGTAGTACACGGAGTTCTCTCGACCTGGGGTGCTAGAGTCACTTAGTTTGTATCGGTCGGTTTCTGTGAGGAAGCCTTGTCAATAGTGGGACTACCGTGCTAGGTGCATGCTCATTGACATTCTGTATGCATATCTCTGACATTTGACCGCCGAATCAATTTATCGCtggatgtatatatatatccttcatttgatttgatcatttatttgtctttatgtgtgcaattttgactttttttaaTTGTATTAAATGCACACGATATGTTTACTCAGTTATCAATGAATTTCTTAACtctttcaacaacaaaaaagaagtgcACTGTTTGGTTCATCAGTAAACAATTAGTCCAGCTGAtacaattttggaaattttcgaCACAAAGAACTTTTGGCCAATTCTCAGTTATGTCTTGGTATTTAACGGTAAAACAGGATTACAGGAACTAAAAAAAGGAATTAAAATCTAATACTACTacgaaagaagaaaaatatacaaattcATTGAACCATATATTTTGCATGCTAAAAATCTGGTAATTCTGGCAATCCCTCAGCCGTTGTAAACAGGTGGTACCAAAAGTCCATCCCATTCCCATCAGGCTTGCTTGAACTGTACCCATAAACATTTTCCACATGATCTTCGGCTGCCGGAAAACCGCTAGCCATCGGGCCAGAGTCGTGGTCGGAGAATACGTCGCACCAAAAATTCTCATCCACATCAGGGAAGTAGTAATTGTCCAATGCATCATCAGCTTCCATTGTCGTGGCGGCGGTGGTGACGGAGGAGATTTCACTGGAGGAATGTTGTGGGCTCTCCAGCTTCACTTGATTGGGATAATCAGTAATGGGGTTTGTTTCAATATTTTCTAGGTGATCATTTATCTGCGTTTTGAGAGAGTGGGGTTGTTTGGCTACAGGGGTAGTAGCACTGGCCTGGTTTTGCTTGAGCCTCTTTTTCAAGTGGGTGTGCCAAACGTTTTTTATTTCGTTGTCTGTCCGTCCGGGCAATCTCGCCGCAATTGCTGACCATCTGCAAATTATGAAACAAGGGTCAAACATTTGGTTAGCTgtatttcccttttgttttcctATAATAAGCATTTGAGCACGTTGGCCATCATGATGATGCTCCAAGATCGTTAGTTATCGACCCTACAAGAATGTATGATGGATCTTGGCCTGGCACCATCTGGCCGTGCCTGAGAGCACCAATAATTGTTCCTTTGGTATCACAATACAATGAGGAATCTTGAACGGTTCTCAATTTTAGCATCGATTCTGTTGCGTgctaaaattcaaaccaaaaaaaacttccaAGTGATAGAGATTTAGTTGAGTATGGATACCTAAAcacttatgctttgtttggattgtgttttgaaaaaaaattctcaacttaaaaaacacttattatccctacttCCAATTATCACTCACccttatcttcaattattatttttatttatctatttatctctcttcaatcattacttctactttcaatcattactttcatttttttctttactcATAGccctacaaaatttctcaaaaaatttcttaaaaactcatccaaacacaacgtTAAAGTGAATCGGAACCACAATTGAATCAACTTTATAAGAAGT contains the following coding sequences:
- the LOC131321306 gene encoding transcription factor MYB14-like — protein: MVRAPCCEKMGLKRGPWTHEEDQILITYINLYGHDNWRALPKQAGLLRCGKSCRLRWTNYLRPDIKRGNFSREEEDTIIELHEMLGNRWSAIAARLPGRTDNEIKNVWHTHLKKRLKQNQASATTPVAKQPHSLKTQINDHLENIETNPITDYPNQVKLESPQHSSSEISSVTTAATTMEADDALDNYYFPDVDENFWCDVFSDHDSGPMASGFPAAEDHVENVYGYSSSKPDGNGMDFWYHLFTTAEGLPELPDF